The Paraburkholderia megapolitana genomic sequence GCGTCGGCGGGCGTCGTGTCCTGTCCGAACAGCTTGCGAATGAGTTTCTTGATCACGTGGATTGAAAGAGTTCCAGGATGCGCCAGCCGTGCGCCTGCGCGTGGGCGCGCAGCGTATCGTCAGGGTTGGTCGCGATGGGGTCGGTCACCCGTTCGAGCAGTGGGATGTCGTTATGCGAATCGCTGTAAAAGTAGCTGCGTCCGAAATCGGACCATGTCTTGCCAAGCGATGCGAGCCATGCCTCGGTGCGCAGGATTTTGCCTTCCTTGTAGCTCGGCGTGCCCGTGGGGCGGCCGGTGTAGGCCGAGTGCGGATCGCCGTCGACGGTTTCGACTTCGCAGGCGATCAGGTTGTCGACGCCGAACACTTCGGCGATCGGCGCGGTGATGAATTCGTTGGTTGCGGTGACCACGCAGCACAGATCGCCGGCATCGCGGTGCTGACGCACGAGTTCCATGGCGGCCGGCACGATGGCCGGGCGGATCACTTCATGCATGTACTGGTCGTGCCATTCCTTCAGTTGCGCGCGCGAACGCCCGGCCAGCGGCGTCAGCATGGCGACCAGATAGGCATGGATATCGAGCTTGCCGGCCTTGTAGTCGGCATAGAAGCGGTCGTTTTCACGCG encodes the following:
- a CDS encoding histidinol-phosphatase, whose product is MANLALFDLDHTLIPTDSDHEWGRFMVKLGIVDGASFARENDRFYADYKAGKLDIHAYLVAMLTPLAGRSRAQLKEWHDQYMHEVIRPAIVPAAMELVRQHRDAGDLCCVVTATNEFITAPIAEVFGVDNLIACEVETVDGDPHSAYTGRPTGTPSYKEGKILRTEAWLASLGKTWSDFGRSYFYSDSHNDIPLLERVTDPIATNPDDTLRAHAQAHGWRILELFQST